A single Corallococcus exiguus DNA region contains:
- a CDS encoding alpha/beta fold hydrolase produces MPTFSLPDGVTLHLQESGEGAPILLLHGLGSSGSDWEAVAPRLSAHHRVLVPDARGHGQSDKPAGAYGVALFARDIAALCDGLGLTQVHVVGLSMGGMMGFQLAVDRPDLVRSLTVVNSGPDMVARTFRRKMEFAARLLVLRLLGPRGLAKRVAPRLFPKPEQEALRQRAIESLGANAPDVYLRATKGLVGWSVQDRLKDITCPVLVLHSERDYTPLSTKQAYVGQLKDAWLQVLTDSGHAAPVDQPGQVADAVERFLREVESPGRMTRPG; encoded by the coding sequence ATGCCCACGTTCTCCCTTCCCGACGGCGTCACCCTGCACCTCCAGGAGTCCGGCGAGGGAGCGCCCATCCTGCTCCTCCACGGGCTGGGTTCGTCCGGCAGCGACTGGGAAGCGGTGGCGCCCCGGCTGTCCGCGCATCACCGCGTGCTGGTGCCGGACGCACGGGGCCACGGCCAGAGCGACAAGCCGGCGGGTGCGTATGGCGTGGCCCTCTTCGCGCGAGACATCGCCGCGCTGTGTGACGGGCTGGGGCTGACGCAGGTGCACGTCGTCGGCCTGTCCATGGGCGGGATGATGGGCTTCCAACTGGCGGTGGACCGGCCGGACCTGGTGCGCAGCCTGACCGTGGTCAACAGCGGGCCGGACATGGTAGCGCGCACGTTCCGCCGGAAGATGGAGTTCGCGGCGCGACTGCTGGTGTTGCGCCTGCTGGGTCCCCGCGGGCTGGCGAAGCGCGTGGCCCCGAGGCTGTTCCCCAAGCCGGAGCAGGAGGCCCTGCGCCAACGGGCCATCGAATCCCTGGGCGCCAACGCGCCGGACGTGTACCTGCGCGCGACAAAGGGGCTCGTCGGCTGGAGCGTCCAGGACCGGCTGAAGGACATCACCTGTCCCGTGCTCGTGCTGCACTCCGAACGGGACTACACGCCGCTGTCCACGAAGCAGGCCTACGTGGGCCAGCTCAAGGACGCATGGCTCCAAGTGCTGACGGATTCCGGGCATGCCGCGCCCGTGGATCAACCCGGACAGGTCGCTGACGCGGTGGAGCGGTTCCTCCGGGAAGTCGAGTCACCCGGGCGCATGACGCGTCCTGGCTGA
- a CDS encoding YfbK domain-containing protein: MLKSLLRSTLPLFLMMPAAPALAQPDAGAAATSVIIGTVIDTETKKPLPDVVVTATSPSLQGEQLVVTDVHGNYRIPQLPAGTYTLRFELESFKPFARPEIQLLPNRTIRVNVEMLPESFSSTETLVGSPPVIDVGGTNHGVNVDQEFIKRIAVARPVGKGGATRNFESLAESAPSKASDSYGVGIGTSGPGNRYVYDGLTTNDPSRDGDPNSNNDRARAPSWALPYMHVVVPDGTPQTVYRAPQASAVPTPQPAPERTVAPKNQRFFDMYFKGYGVNPTVDTEEERFSTFSVDTDTASYTLTRAYLERGALPDEQAVRVEEFINTFDYDYANAPDAPFSVNVEGFPSPARKGYQVVHIGVKARDVSRAERKPAHLVFVIDVSGSMNMENRLGLVKRSLRLLVDALDERDWVSIVVYGSTAHQVLAPTNATQKAVILSAIDSVQSEGSTNAQAGMELGYALAASHLVKGGINRVILCSDGVANNGITQADGIWERVKEQAAAGITLSTVGFGMGNYNDVLMERLAQVGEGNYSYVDKLEEARRIFVQNLTGTLQVVAKDVKLQVEFDRKTVSRYRLIGYENRLLTKQQFNDDRVDAGEVGAGHAVTALYEVKLRDPAQTNFGTLRIRYKAPEGGSSRLIEKAMPMTLLRPAYEKAASPTRLSYVAAAFAEKLRGSYWARPLTYDALVSLWEELGTTLKTRADVVELGNLIRLAKKLDRREDRFESFAPVRTMDADRVPTIK; the protein is encoded by the coding sequence ATGCTGAAGTCCCTCCTGAGAAGCACCCTGCCGCTGTTCCTGATGATGCCCGCCGCGCCCGCCCTGGCCCAGCCGGACGCGGGCGCCGCCGCCACGAGCGTCATCATCGGCACGGTGATTGACACCGAGACCAAGAAGCCCTTGCCGGACGTGGTCGTCACCGCGACCTCGCCGAGCCTGCAGGGCGAACAGTTGGTCGTCACGGACGTCCATGGGAACTACCGCATCCCCCAGCTTCCCGCGGGCACGTACACCCTCCGGTTCGAATTGGAGTCGTTCAAGCCCTTCGCCCGCCCTGAAATCCAGCTGCTGCCCAACCGCACCATCCGCGTGAACGTGGAGATGCTCCCCGAGAGTTTCTCGTCGACGGAAACCCTGGTCGGCTCGCCCCCCGTCATCGACGTGGGCGGGACGAACCACGGCGTCAACGTGGACCAGGAGTTCATCAAGCGCATCGCGGTGGCACGCCCGGTGGGCAAGGGCGGTGCGACGCGCAACTTCGAGTCCCTGGCGGAGTCGGCGCCGTCGAAGGCATCGGATTCCTACGGTGTCGGCATCGGAACATCTGGGCCTGGAAATCGCTACGTGTATGACGGCCTGACCACGAACGACCCGTCGCGCGACGGCGATCCGAACAGCAACAACGACCGCGCGCGCGCCCCGTCCTGGGCCCTGCCGTACATGCACGTCGTCGTCCCGGACGGCACGCCGCAGACGGTCTACCGCGCGCCCCAGGCCTCGGCGGTGCCCACGCCGCAGCCCGCGCCCGAGCGCACCGTGGCCCCGAAGAACCAGCGCTTCTTCGACATGTACTTCAAGGGCTACGGCGTGAACCCCACCGTGGACACCGAGGAGGAGCGCTTCTCCACCTTCTCCGTGGACACGGACACCGCGTCGTACACGCTGACACGCGCCTACCTGGAGCGCGGCGCGCTGCCGGACGAGCAGGCCGTGCGCGTAGAGGAGTTCATCAACACGTTCGACTACGACTACGCCAACGCCCCGGACGCGCCCTTCAGCGTGAACGTGGAGGGCTTCCCCTCCCCCGCGCGCAAGGGCTACCAGGTGGTGCACATCGGAGTGAAGGCGCGCGACGTGAGCCGCGCCGAGCGCAAGCCGGCGCACCTGGTCTTCGTCATCGACGTGTCCGGATCCATGAACATGGAGAACCGGTTGGGCCTGGTGAAGCGCTCGCTGCGCCTGTTGGTGGACGCGCTGGATGAGCGCGACTGGGTGTCCATCGTCGTCTACGGCAGCACCGCCCATCAGGTGCTGGCCCCCACCAACGCCACGCAGAAGGCCGTCATCCTGAGCGCCATCGACAGCGTCCAGTCGGAGGGGTCCACCAACGCACAGGCGGGCATGGAGCTGGGCTACGCGCTGGCCGCGAGCCACCTGGTGAAGGGCGGCATCAACCGCGTCATCCTCTGCTCGGATGGCGTGGCGAACAACGGCATCACCCAGGCGGACGGCATCTGGGAGCGCGTGAAGGAGCAGGCGGCGGCGGGCATCACCCTGTCCACCGTGGGCTTCGGCATGGGCAACTACAACGACGTGCTGATGGAGCGGCTGGCCCAGGTGGGTGAAGGCAACTACTCCTACGTGGACAAGCTGGAGGAGGCCCGCCGCATCTTCGTGCAGAACCTCACCGGTACGCTCCAGGTGGTGGCCAAGGACGTGAAGCTCCAGGTGGAGTTCGACCGCAAGACCGTGTCCCGCTACCGCCTCATCGGCTACGAGAACCGGCTGCTCACCAAGCAGCAGTTCAACGACGACCGCGTGGACGCGGGCGAGGTGGGCGCGGGCCACGCCGTCACCGCGCTCTACGAGGTGAAGCTGCGCGACCCGGCGCAGACGAACTTCGGCACGCTGCGCATCCGCTACAAGGCCCCGGAGGGCGGCAGCTCGCGCCTCATCGAGAAGGCCATGCCCATGACGCTCCTGCGCCCCGCCTATGAGAAGGCCGCGTCCCCCACCCGCCTGTCCTACGTCGCCGCCGCCTTCGCGGAGAAGCTGCGCGGCTCCTACTGGGCGCGCCCGCTCACCTACGACGCGCTGGTGTCGCTGTGGGAGGAATTGGGCACGACCCTGAAGACTCGCGCGGACGTGGTGGAGCTGGGCAACCTCATCCGGCTGGCGAAGAAGCTGGACCGCCGCGAGGACCGCTTCGAGTCCTTCGCGCCGGTGCGCACCATGGACGCCGACCGCGTCCCCACCATCAAGTAG
- a CDS encoding extracellular catalytic domain type 1 short-chain-length polyhydroxyalkanoate depolymerase: MSVTRKVQAMSRMAVAVCALFAVLGTTQARAGEWVHGVYSNVWGTRSYQLWVPTGYQPGEPLPLVVGLHGCLQNPDQFAGLSRLNAKADAEKFLVLYPNQAMFANGTQCWNFMFSSNQERGIGEPSIIVGMVDWVKSNYTVDSRRVYLGGVSAGAVMTSVLMACYSDVFTAGMVGAGAMYKAATTASGSLYAMTFGSIYSPDDRGYDAWACSGKPRRKVPVLVVHGTSDDVVNPVNGQQAARQFVQTNDYGDDGSNNNSVSNTPARVTSAVSPGGRKYTVRDYVSNGVLLVQHIEIQGMGHAWPGGDGAFPFADPAGPDGTTIMWDFFKQHSR, translated from the coding sequence ATGTCGGTGACTCGGAAGGTCCAGGCCATGTCTCGCATGGCGGTGGCGGTGTGCGCGCTGTTCGCCGTGTTGGGAACCACGCAGGCCCGCGCGGGCGAGTGGGTCCACGGCGTCTATTCGAACGTCTGGGGCACCCGGAGCTACCAGCTCTGGGTCCCCACCGGCTACCAGCCCGGCGAGCCGCTCCCGCTCGTCGTGGGGCTGCATGGCTGTCTTCAGAACCCGGACCAGTTCGCGGGCCTGTCACGGCTGAACGCGAAGGCGGACGCGGAGAAGTTCCTGGTGCTCTATCCCAACCAGGCGATGTTCGCGAACGGCACCCAATGCTGGAACTTCATGTTCTCCTCCAACCAGGAGAGAGGCATTGGCGAGCCGTCGATCATCGTCGGCATGGTGGATTGGGTGAAGAGCAACTACACGGTGGACTCGCGCCGCGTCTATCTGGGCGGCGTCTCCGCGGGCGCGGTGATGACCAGCGTCCTGATGGCCTGCTACTCGGATGTGTTCACCGCGGGCATGGTGGGCGCGGGCGCCATGTACAAGGCGGCCACCACGGCGTCCGGCAGCCTCTATGCGATGACGTTCGGCAGCATCTATTCGCCGGATGACCGGGGCTATGACGCGTGGGCGTGCTCGGGCAAGCCGCGCCGGAAGGTGCCGGTGCTCGTGGTCCACGGCACGTCGGATGATGTCGTCAATCCCGTCAATGGACAGCAGGCCGCGCGCCAGTTCGTCCAGACGAACGACTACGGCGATGACGGCTCCAACAACAACAGCGTGTCCAACACCCCGGCCCGGGTGACGTCCGCTGTTTCACCGGGAGGCCGCAAGTACACCGTGAGGGACTACGTCTCCAACGGCGTGCTCCTGGTCCAGCACATCGAAATCCAGGGCATGGGTCACGCATGGCCCGGCGGTGACGGCGCCTTCCCGTTCGCGGACCCGGCGGGTCCCGACGGAACCACCATCATGTGGGACTTCTTCAAACAGCACTCCCGCTGA
- a CDS encoding SDR family NAD(P)-dependent oxidoreductase, with protein sequence MSDQVLITGASRGIGRAAAERFRKEGWRVINVSRSPCTVPGVVNVPVDLAVPGWEPAVEAALRDGAGQGRMCVVHNAALYEHDDALTMDADHLRRVLEVNVVAPLVLNRLARPLLTDGSSLLYVSSTLGEKAVKGVASYVTTKHALIGMMRATCQDLAGTQVHTACVCPGFTDTEMLREHMGTDPAVRASVAGMTTFGRLITPEEIAGVLYLCATTPVLNGAVIHANLGQIER encoded by the coding sequence ATGTCTGATCAGGTCCTCATCACCGGCGCCAGCCGGGGCATTGGCCGGGCTGCGGCGGAGCGGTTTCGCAAGGAGGGCTGGCGCGTCATCAACGTGTCGCGAAGCCCCTGCACCGTGCCGGGCGTCGTCAACGTGCCGGTGGACCTGGCCGTGCCGGGCTGGGAGCCCGCGGTCGAAGCTGCGCTGCGCGACGGCGCTGGGCAGGGACGCATGTGCGTGGTGCACAACGCGGCCCTCTACGAGCACGACGACGCGCTGACCATGGACGCGGACCACCTGCGCCGCGTGCTGGAGGTCAACGTGGTGGCCCCGCTGGTGCTCAACCGCCTGGCGCGGCCGCTGCTCACGGACGGCTCGTCCCTGCTCTACGTGTCATCCACGCTGGGGGAGAAGGCCGTGAAGGGCGTGGCGTCCTACGTGACGACCAAGCACGCGCTCATCGGGATGATGCGGGCCACCTGCCAGGACCTGGCGGGGACGCAGGTCCACACCGCCTGCGTCTGCCCCGGCTTCACGGACACGGAGATGCTCCGTGAGCACATGGGAACGGACCCCGCCGTCCGGGCGAGCGTGGCGGGGATGACGACGTTCGGGCGGCTCATCACGCCGGAGGAGATCGCCGGCGTGCTCTACCTTTGCGCCACCACCCCTGTCCTGAATGGCGCGGTCATCCACGCCAACCTGGGCCAGATAGAGCGCTGA
- a CDS encoding DUF3142 domain-containing protein, producing the protein MLPEQSHSHAAQGPRRGLRATAVLTLLCLPLFVAMPPAVSPPPRLVLWAWERPEDLSFLEGRAVDVAFLLATIDLTDEDEHLVPRRQPLRVPLGVSLKATVRLQMLPGSSLARFGPERLESLAGSLDALARRRPDVTALQLDFDARASEYDAYVDMLQRLRARLPPGMPLSITGLASWCVSGSWIARAPVDEVVPQLFRMGPDAPVWRARFARGLPRPCSGSMGLAMDEWQLVPPGVSTLYLFNPRPWTPDAFARAVAETRP; encoded by the coding sequence ATGCTCCCCGAACAGTCTCATTCGCACGCGGCACAAGGCCCACGGCGCGGCCTACGGGCCACTGCTGTCCTCACGCTGCTGTGCCTGCCGCTGTTCGTGGCCATGCCACCGGCGGTGTCTCCGCCGCCTCGGCTCGTCCTCTGGGCGTGGGAGCGGCCGGAGGACCTGAGCTTCCTGGAAGGCCGCGCGGTGGATGTCGCCTTCCTGCTCGCGACGATTGATCTCACCGACGAGGACGAGCACCTGGTGCCTCGCAGGCAGCCGCTCCGGGTTCCTCTGGGGGTCTCGTTGAAGGCCACCGTGCGGTTGCAGATGCTTCCGGGAAGCTCGCTCGCGCGCTTCGGTCCGGAGCGCCTGGAGTCGCTGGCCGGGAGCCTGGATGCGCTCGCGCGACGCCGCCCTGACGTGACGGCGTTGCAACTCGACTTCGATGCCCGCGCTTCGGAATACGACGCCTACGTCGACATGCTCCAGCGGCTGCGCGCGCGCCTGCCTCCGGGGATGCCGCTGTCCATCACGGGGCTCGCGTCGTGGTGTGTGTCCGGCAGCTGGATTGCCCGCGCGCCCGTGGATGAAGTGGTGCCGCAGCTCTTCCGCATGGGGCCGGACGCGCCGGTCTGGCGTGCTCGGTTCGCGCGCGGCCTGCCCCGTCCGTGCTCGGGCAGCATGGGCCTGGCCATGGACGAGTGGCAGCTCGTGCCTCCCGGCGTTTCGACCCTCTATCTCTTCAACCCCCGGCCGTGGACGCCCGATGCGTTCGCTCGCGCCGTGGCGGAGACCCGACCATGA
- a CDS encoding TetR/AcrR family transcriptional regulator yields the protein MASSSPSRLRARKAVLPASALADGTRRRILETALQLFASRGFHDASIRDLAKELELRPSALYAHFPSKEHVLAELVRLGHEAHHEGLRTALLGAGAKPVEQLRALVRAHTQLHATHPQLAVVVNDEIHALPPELAAPSLALREQSSALLMAVIERGRAQGVFSVPNAGVVAAAISAMGLRLPYWFEPTPALDVDALADLHAELALRMLGVKAGK from the coding sequence ATGGCGTCTTCCTCCCCGTCCCGTCTTCGTGCGCGCAAGGCGGTGCTTCCGGCCTCGGCGCTGGCTGACGGCACGCGTCGCCGCATCCTGGAGACGGCGCTCCAGCTCTTCGCGAGCCGGGGCTTCCATGACGCGTCCATCCGGGACCTGGCCAAGGAGCTGGAGCTGCGGCCCAGCGCGCTCTACGCGCACTTCCCCTCCAAGGAGCACGTGCTCGCGGAGCTGGTGCGGCTGGGGCACGAGGCGCACCACGAGGGCTTGCGCACGGCGCTGCTCGGCGCGGGGGCGAAGCCGGTGGAGCAGCTCCGGGCCCTGGTCCGGGCGCACACGCAGCTGCACGCGACCCATCCGCAGCTGGCCGTGGTGGTGAACGACGAAATCCATGCGCTGCCGCCGGAGCTGGCGGCGCCGTCCCTGGCGCTGCGGGAGCAGTCGTCTGCGCTGCTGATGGCGGTCATCGAACGGGGGCGCGCGCAGGGCGTGTTCTCCGTACCGAACGCGGGCGTCGTCGCCGCGGCCATCTCCGCCATGGGGTTGCGGCTGCCCTACTGGTTCGAACCCACGCCCGCGCTGGACGTGGACGCGCTGGCGGACCTGCACGCGGAGCTGGCGCTGCGGATGCTGGGGGTCAAGGCGGGGAAGTGA
- a CDS encoding ArsR/SmtB family transcription factor translates to MSEPDVFSALSNPVRREILLQLRKGPRAVNDLASGFNLGRPAVSEHLQVLRKARLVREEPRGRERYYHLDPRPLSEVDDWLKAFTHYWKQRLAALEDVLDEESRK, encoded by the coding sequence ATGTCCGAACCGGATGTCTTTTCGGCGCTCTCCAATCCGGTGCGCCGGGAAATCCTGCTGCAGCTGCGCAAGGGGCCCCGCGCGGTGAACGACCTGGCGAGCGGCTTCAACCTGGGCCGGCCCGCCGTCTCCGAACATCTCCAGGTCCTGCGCAAGGCGCGGCTCGTCCGCGAGGAGCCGCGCGGCCGTGAGCGCTACTACCATCTGGATCCGCGTCCGCTGTCGGAGGTGGACGACTGGCTCAAGGCCTTCACGCACTACTGGAAGCAGCGGCTCGCCGCGCTCGAGGACGTGCTCGACGAGGAGTCACGCAAATGA
- the queD gene encoding 6-carboxytetrahydropterin synthase QueD, translated as MEAVSVKKPTLVTEISKEFTFEAAHRLPNVPEGHKCSRVHGHSYRIEITLHGPVHPQFGWIVDFAELNAAWQPLHAQLDHRLLNDVPGLENPTSELLAAWLFERVNVPGTTVARIRVAETCTSSCTVYAAEG; from the coding sequence ATGGAGGCCGTATCCGTGAAAAAGCCCACCCTCGTCACTGAAATCTCGAAGGAGTTCACCTTCGAGGCCGCGCACCGCCTGCCCAACGTTCCGGAAGGGCATAAGTGCTCGCGGGTGCACGGCCACAGCTACCGCATCGAAATCACCCTCCACGGCCCCGTGCATCCGCAGTTCGGGTGGATCGTGGACTTCGCGGAGCTGAACGCCGCCTGGCAGCCGCTCCACGCCCAGTTGGATCACCGGCTGCTCAATGACGTCCCCGGCCTGGAGAACCCCACGAGCGAGCTGCTGGCCGCGTGGCTCTTCGAGCGCGTGAACGTGCCCGGCACCACCGTCGCGCGCATCCGCGTGGCGGAGACCTGCACGTCCTCGTGCACCGTCTACGCCGCGGAAGGCTGA
- a CDS encoding 6-pyruvoyl trahydropterin synthase family protein → MAPRTTTLELHKEEMKFSAGHFTIFSATHRENLHGHNFSVYVALTGEVADDGLLSDYGPLKQAIINRCKSWNETFFLPSRSKHLRLERDEKGNHVAHFNGEELRFLARDVTVLPVANVSLEELARVFGEELVGDGSGMARDHITGLVVKCASGPGQWASWEWKRDV, encoded by the coding sequence ATGGCTCCGCGCACCACGACCCTCGAACTGCACAAGGAAGAGATGAAGTTCTCCGCGGGGCACTTCACCATCTTCTCCGCCACGCACCGCGAGAACCTGCATGGGCACAACTTCTCCGTCTACGTCGCGCTGACGGGGGAGGTGGCCGACGATGGCCTGCTTTCGGACTACGGTCCGCTCAAGCAGGCCATCATCAACCGCTGCAAGTCCTGGAACGAGACGTTCTTCCTCCCCAGCCGCTCCAAGCACCTGCGGCTGGAGCGGGACGAAAAGGGCAACCACGTGGCGCACTTCAACGGCGAGGAGCTGCGCTTCCTCGCGCGCGACGTCACGGTGCTCCCGGTGGCCAACGTGTCGCTGGAGGAGCTGGCGCGCGTCTTCGGCGAGGAGCTGGTGGGCGACGGCAGCGGCATGGCTCGCGACCACATCACCGGGCTGGTGGTGAAGTGCGCCTCCGGCCCTGGCCAGTGGGCCTCCTGGGAGTGGAAACGCGATGTCTGA
- a CDS encoding NADP-dependent glyceraldehyde-3-phosphate dehydrogenase translates to MTALDTLFPTEEQIPPGVRLPAYLEQREYLVGGELRTWAGDLNPVASPVFVRTPDGLKQKVIGATPLLTSRESLDALAAAVKAYDSGRGVWPSLKVAERIEHVERFLTAMRAQRTAVVNLLMWEIGKTQPDSEKEFDRTVDLIVETIRALKELDRTSSRFVQDQGIMAQIRRAPMGVALCMGPYNYPLNETFSTLFPALLMGNTVVFKPAKFGVLLVRPLLEAFRDCFPPGVINIIYGRGRETVGALMESGQVDLFAFIGTNKGASELKRMHPRPHRLKSVLGLDAKNPAIILEDADLDNAVKECITGTLSFNGQRCTALKLLVVHRNIVDAFLAKFTAAVDKLKPGMPWDPGVAVTPLPEPGKATYLQGLVDDAVSKGARVVNQTGGQGAKSFYSPTVVYPVTRDMRLATEEQFGPVVPVMVFDDDAEAVRLVVESQFGQQLSLFGKDSARVGRFIDAFSNQVGRINLNCQCQRGPDTFPFNGRKDSAEGTLSVADALRVFSIRTLVATKTTPDNTALVQSILTRRESDFLTTDFLF, encoded by the coding sequence ATGACGGCACTCGACACCCTCTTTCCCACCGAAGAGCAGATTCCCCCCGGCGTGCGGCTGCCTGCCTATCTGGAGCAGCGCGAGTACCTTGTGGGAGGCGAGCTGCGCACCTGGGCCGGTGATCTCAACCCGGTGGCGAGCCCCGTGTTCGTCCGGACCCCGGACGGGCTGAAGCAGAAGGTCATTGGCGCGACCCCGCTGCTCACCTCGCGTGAGTCCCTGGACGCGCTGGCGGCGGCGGTGAAGGCCTACGACTCCGGCCGGGGCGTCTGGCCCTCCCTCAAGGTCGCCGAGCGCATCGAGCACGTGGAGCGCTTCCTCACCGCCATGCGCGCCCAGCGCACCGCCGTGGTGAACCTGCTGATGTGGGAGATTGGCAAGACGCAGCCGGACTCGGAGAAGGAGTTCGACCGCACGGTGGATCTCATCGTGGAGACCATCCGCGCGCTGAAGGAGCTGGATCGCACCTCGTCCCGCTTCGTCCAGGACCAGGGCATCATGGCGCAGATCCGCCGCGCGCCCATGGGCGTGGCCTTGTGCATGGGGCCGTACAACTACCCCTTGAACGAAACCTTCAGCACGCTCTTCCCCGCGCTCCTGATGGGCAACACCGTGGTGTTCAAGCCCGCGAAGTTCGGCGTGCTGCTGGTGCGGCCCCTCTTGGAGGCGTTCCGCGACTGCTTCCCGCCCGGCGTCATCAACATCATCTACGGCCGGGGCCGGGAGACCGTGGGCGCGCTGATGGAGAGCGGGCAGGTGGACCTGTTCGCCTTCATCGGCACCAACAAGGGCGCCAGCGAACTGAAGCGCATGCACCCGCGCCCGCACCGCCTCAAGTCCGTGCTGGGCCTGGACGCGAAGAACCCGGCCATCATCCTGGAGGACGCGGACCTGGATAACGCGGTGAAGGAGTGCATCACCGGCACGCTGTCCTTCAACGGCCAGCGGTGCACGGCGCTCAAGCTGCTGGTGGTGCACCGGAACATCGTGGACGCGTTCCTCGCGAAGTTCACCGCCGCCGTGGACAAGCTCAAGCCCGGCATGCCCTGGGACCCGGGCGTCGCCGTCACGCCGCTGCCGGAGCCGGGCAAGGCGACGTACCTCCAGGGGCTGGTGGACGACGCGGTGTCGAAGGGCGCGCGCGTGGTGAACCAGACGGGCGGGCAGGGGGCCAAGTCGTTCTATTCACCCACGGTGGTGTACCCGGTGACGCGGGACATGCGGCTGGCCACGGAGGAGCAGTTCGGCCCGGTGGTGCCGGTGATGGTCTTCGACGACGACGCGGAGGCCGTGCGGCTGGTGGTGGAGTCGCAGTTCGGTCAGCAGCTGAGCCTGTTCGGGAAGGACTCCGCGCGCGTCGGACGGTTCATCGACGCGTTCTCCAACCAGGTGGGCCGCATCAACCTCAACTGCCAGTGCCAGCGCGGGCCGGACACCTTCCCGTTCAACGGCCGCAAGGACTCCGCGGAAGGGACGCTGTCCGTGGCGGACGCGCTGCGGGTGTTCTCCATCCGCACGCTGGTGGCGACGAAGACGACGCCGGACAACACCGCGCTCGTCCAATCCATCCTGACGCGCAGAGAGTCGGATTTCCTCACCACGGACTTCCTCTTCTAG
- a CDS encoding SRPBCC family protein, with amino-acid sequence MNPPAVIQLDHVYAHPPSAVWKALTDPALHAKWWAAGDVRPVVGHRFTLDMGAWGQQPCEVVAVEPEKLLQYRFATGTLDTTLTWRLAPEGTGTRLTLVHEGFNLDSPMGRRAFEGMKPGWPGVLARLGTALGA; translated from the coding sequence ATGAATCCCCCCGCCGTCATCCAACTGGACCACGTGTATGCCCATCCGCCCTCCGCCGTGTGGAAGGCTTTGACGGACCCGGCGCTCCACGCGAAGTGGTGGGCCGCGGGCGACGTGCGCCCCGTCGTGGGCCACCGCTTCACGCTCGACATGGGGGCCTGGGGTCAGCAGCCCTGTGAGGTGGTCGCGGTGGAGCCGGAGAAACTGCTCCAGTATCGCTTCGCCACGGGGACGCTCGACACCACCCTCACCTGGCGGCTCGCGCCGGAGGGAACGGGGACGCGGCTCACGCTCGTCCACGAAGGCTTCAACCTGGACTCGCCCATGGGCCGCCGGGCCTTCGAAGGGATGAAGCCGGGCTGGCCGGGAGTGCTCGCACGGCTGGGCACCGCACTCGGCGCCTGA